In the Sus scrofa isolate TJ Tabasco breed Duroc chromosome 6, Sscrofa11.1, whole genome shotgun sequence genome, one interval contains:
- the LOC110261070 gene encoding uncharacterized protein LOC110261070 isoform X2, giving the protein MRARRLRHSQEPPRRCATGVSNPAAPADRGARPGRSPSSGAGFPAAGRPEVRLAWGRGGHGSKPLLRGAARELGPASTDCVLLLSLLSHQDSVLPLRGLCQSGPNRPFCF; this is encoded by the exons ATGCGCGCACGGAGGCTTCGCCACTCCCAAGAACCCCCGCGGCGTTGCGCGACGGGCGTGTCCAATCCGGCGGCACCAGCGGACCGTGGGGCGCGCCCCGGGCGCTCCCCCAGTTCTGGGGCCGGTTTCCCCGCGGCGGGGCGGCCTGAGGTTCGGCTCGCGTGGGGGCGGGGCGGCCACGGCTCGAAACCGCTCCTGCGAGGGGCGGCTCGGGAGCTCGGCCCGGCGTCCACAG ATTGTGTCCTGCTGCTTTCCCTCCTGTCGCACCAGGACTCTGTGCTTCCTCTGAGAGGGCTCTGCCAAAGTGGGCCTAACAG